One genomic region from Leptospira tipperaryensis encodes:
- a CDS encoding porin OmpL1, translated as MILRRLFILPVSFFLKAAFLFAFIFFHSNLNAKSYFVTGLGLQFDLGNMGEIITKDGINSGQYFPVQSSNPCDPSAAGCNRNGMTGGVALRRLVVPENRLITIDRTTGGVFQADSAQGAMVGGNLMAGFEKDFGKYFFWRISGNYTQKIAGGITKASFLGYRFIDANWNFQSIIIPATIGIKIQVSEDTAIYMGAGLNYYTGGWGLRGRNDSKSVSDTLDILSVSVPQLSLVRDLLKDGPDPTAVRENIQFRISGFSPHWLFGTQARITDKGHIFLEVETVFASKYDSTASKSLGTILNLSPTPAFPIQLGGQVFRAGYKHEL; from the coding sequence ATGATTCTACGCAGGCTCTTCATTCTTCCCGTCTCTTTCTTTCTAAAAGCGGCATTCCTTTTTGCTTTTATTTTTTTTCACTCAAACTTAAACGCTAAATCTTACTTCGTAACCGGCCTGGGTCTTCAATTCGATCTCGGAAATATGGGCGAGATCATCACAAAAGACGGAATCAATTCAGGTCAATATTTCCCGGTACAATCTTCAAACCCTTGCGATCCGAGTGCGGCCGGATGTAATCGAAACGGTATGACCGGAGGTGTCGCGCTTCGAAGACTCGTCGTTCCGGAGAATCGATTGATCACGATCGATAGAACCACGGGAGGAGTTTTTCAAGCGGATAGCGCGCAAGGTGCGATGGTCGGCGGAAATCTTATGGCGGGTTTTGAGAAAGATTTCGGAAAATATTTTTTCTGGAGAATCTCAGGAAATTATACTCAAAAGATCGCCGGTGGAATTACAAAAGCAAGTTTCCTGGGTTATCGTTTTATTGACGCGAACTGGAATTTTCAATCTATCATAATTCCCGCGACAATCGGAATCAAAATTCAAGTCTCGGAAGACACGGCGATCTACATGGGAGCCGGCCTCAACTACTACACCGGAGGTTGGGGACTGAGAGGAAGAAATGATTCGAAGAGCGTTTCCGACACCTTAGATATTCTTTCCGTAAGCGTTCCTCAATTGTCTTTAGTGCGGGACCTTTTAAAAGACGGGCCCGATCCGACTGCGGTTCGAGAGAACATTCAATTTCGAATCTCCGGATTCTCACCTCACTGGTTGTTCGGAACTCAGGCAAGAATCACCGACAAAGGCCATATTTTTTTAGAAGTCGAAACCGTCTTTGCATCCAAGTATGATTCTACGGCGAGCAAGTCTTTGGGAACGATTTTGAACCTTTCTCCAACTCCGGCTTTTCCGATTCAATTGGGTGGACAGGTTTTTCGAGCGGGTTACAAACACGAACTCTAA
- a CDS encoding acyl-CoA dehydrogenase family protein: protein MELLNPKKTEFAHLDEKSRNIMKRTIEFFEKKGKNKLKEDDRHQTWYGDFLEFQKEVKAFATFMTPAGYGESDSRWDTTRICDFNEITGFYGLCYWYTWQVTMLGLGPIWISKNEEIKHKTAKLLQEGEIFAFGLSEKEHGADLISSDMVLEKNGDGSYVANGDKYYIGNSNKAAIVSTFGRMKETGNYVFFAVNSQHKNYELIQNVVNSQSYVGEYALHDYPISENEILSKDRDAWDASLSTIAICKYNLGWASIGICTHSFYEAINHASKRKLFNRYVTDFPQIKQMFVDAYCRLFSMKLFASRAKDYMRSASGSDRRYLLFNPMVKMKVTMQGEEVINLLWDVIAAKGFEKNMYFEMAAKDIRGLPKLEGTAHVNMALIIKFMNNYFFEPNSSLPVIPKVNDFKNDDFLFNQGATTKGFEKISFHDYNVVYSSVDLPNVKIFRKQIATLKEFLEKTPPDGKQSKDLDFMLIVGELFTLVAYGQLLIENAKIEKVEDDLLSQIFDFLIRDFSKYALQLYSKRSSTVEQMAKCLEMIHKPVEDEELFLRVCAKVYSYKDAYEMAP from the coding sequence ATGGAACTGCTGAACCCTAAAAAAACCGAATTCGCGCATCTGGATGAAAAATCTAGAAATATTATGAAACGAACCATCGAGTTCTTTGAGAAAAAAGGAAAGAACAAGTTAAAGGAAGACGATCGTCACCAAACTTGGTACGGAGATTTTCTCGAATTTCAAAAAGAAGTAAAGGCTTTTGCGACTTTTATGACTCCAGCCGGTTATGGAGAATCCGATTCACGTTGGGATACAACTCGGATCTGTGACTTCAACGAGATCACCGGTTTTTACGGACTCTGTTATTGGTATACTTGGCAGGTTACGATGTTGGGGCTTGGTCCGATTTGGATCAGTAAGAACGAAGAAATCAAACACAAGACCGCGAAACTTTTACAAGAAGGGGAGATCTTTGCGTTCGGCCTTTCCGAAAAGGAACACGGAGCGGATTTGATTTCGAGCGATATGGTTCTCGAGAAAAACGGAGACGGATCCTACGTCGCGAACGGGGACAAATACTACATCGGTAACTCGAATAAGGCCGCGATCGTTTCCACATTCGGAAGAATGAAAGAGACCGGTAATTACGTTTTTTTCGCGGTCAATTCTCAACATAAGAATTACGAACTCATCCAGAACGTCGTTAACTCTCAGAGTTACGTGGGAGAATACGCTCTTCACGACTATCCAATCTCGGAGAACGAGATTCTTTCTAAAGACAGAGACGCTTGGGATGCTTCTCTCAGCACGATCGCGATTTGTAAATACAATCTGGGTTGGGCTTCGATCGGAATTTGTACTCATTCTTTTTACGAAGCGATCAATCACGCGTCTAAGAGAAAATTATTCAATCGTTATGTGACCGACTTTCCTCAGATCAAACAGATGTTTGTCGACGCGTATTGCAGATTGTTCTCCATGAAACTTTTTGCTTCCAGGGCAAAGGATTATATGAGATCGGCTTCCGGTTCCGATAGACGTTATCTTCTCTTCAATCCTATGGTGAAGATGAAAGTCACGATGCAGGGAGAAGAGGTCATCAATCTTCTTTGGGACGTGATTGCCGCCAAAGGTTTTGAGAAGAATATGTATTTTGAAATGGCCGCGAAAGACATTCGAGGGCTTCCAAAATTGGAAGGCACCGCGCACGTCAACATGGCTCTGATCATCAAGTTTATGAACAACTATTTCTTTGAACCGAATTCGTCTCTTCCTGTAATCCCGAAGGTGAACGATTTCAAAAACGACGATTTTCTTTTTAACCAAGGCGCGACTACGAAGGGTTTTGAGAAGATTTCCTTTCACGATTACAATGTAGTGTATTCCAGTGTAGATCTTCCGAACGTGAAAATTTTTAGAAAACAAATTGCGACTCTTAAAGAATTCTTAGAAAAAACTCCTCCCGATGGAAAACAATCCAAGGATCTCGACTTTATGTTGATCGTAGGAGAATTGTTTACGTTAGTCGCTTATGGACAACTTCTGATCGAAAACGCGAAGATCGAAAAAGTTGAGGACGACCTGTTGAGTCAGATTTTTGATTTTCTGATCCGAGATTTTTCGAAATACGCTCTTCAGCTTTATTCCAAGAGAAGCAGCACGGTGGAACAGATGGCGAAATGTCTTGAAATGATTCACAAACCCGTGGAAGACGAAGAACTGTTTTTAAGAGTTTGTGCGAAAGTTTATTCTTACAAAGACGCCTACGAGATGGCTCCTTGA
- a CDS encoding protein-L-isoaspartate O-methyltransferase family protein, translating to MSSASKICDPLLRSVERERMVNSQIVSRGIRDRNVISAMLSIPRECFVPSLYSSQAYEDKPLPIGSNQTISQPFMVAWMSELLEIQKGDRVFEIGTGSGYQSAVLDFLGATIYSVEFFEPLHKTALRNLERWNLGCTKKHRFVQGSGPEILKPDLFFEKMISCASLSELPNRESPYFRSLVPGGIFVFPTGKEEQVLMIARKTVNDWSLEIKGGVKFVPLL from the coding sequence ATGTCCTCCGCATCCAAAATCTGCGATCCGCTCCTTCGAAGCGTCGAACGGGAAAGAATGGTGAACTCGCAAATTGTCTCGCGAGGAATCCGAGATCGAAACGTTATCTCGGCGATGCTCTCGATACCCAGAGAATGTTTTGTTCCTTCCTTGTATTCTTCTCAAGCCTACGAAGACAAACCGCTCCCCATAGGATCCAACCAAACGATCTCACAACCTTTTATGGTGGCTTGGATGTCTGAGCTTCTCGAAATTCAAAAAGGAGATCGTGTTTTTGAAATCGGAACCGGTTCCGGATATCAAAGCGCGGTTCTCGATTTTCTCGGCGCAACGATTTACTCCGTAGAATTTTTCGAACCTCTTCACAAAACGGCGCTGCGGAATTTGGAACGTTGGAATCTCGGATGTACGAAGAAACATCGTTTTGTTCAGGGAAGCGGGCCGGAAATTTTAAAACCCGATCTCTTTTTTGAAAAGATGATTTCCTGCGCTTCTCTTTCGGAACTTCCAAACCGTGAAAGTCCGTATTTTCGTTCTCTGGTTCCGGGGGGAATTTTCGTATTCCCGACGGGAAAGGAAGAACAGGTCCTTATGATCGCGAGAAAAACGGTAAACGATTGGTCTTTGGAAATCAAGGGAGGGGTCAAGTTTGTTCCCTTGCTCTAA
- a CDS encoding AAA family ATPase, with the protein MNLEFSLILIRGLPGAGKSALAKLLSENGKYPIFSVDDYFTNPETREYRFQYAENHLAYKACEERTRKAMEERSPKIFLDNTFTLSWEMEPYFRLASEFDYTVFVLTVENYHKGQNVHSIEDEQLLKMASKYKVRLLSSDLME; encoded by the coding sequence ATGAATTTAGAATTCTCTCTCATTCTCATCCGAGGCCTTCCCGGCGCAGGGAAAAGCGCCTTGGCGAAACTCTTATCCGAAAACGGAAAGTATCCCATTTTCTCCGTGGACGATTACTTTACAAATCCGGAAACAAGGGAATATCGATTTCAATACGCTGAAAATCATCTCGCATACAAAGCTTGCGAAGAAAGAACGAGGAAGGCGATGGAAGAACGATCTCCAAAGATCTTTTTGGACAATACGTTTACTCTTTCCTGGGAGATGGAACCGTACTTCCGACTGGCTTCCGAGTTCGACTATACGGTTTTTGTTTTGACGGTGGAGAACTATCACAAGGGCCAAAACGTCCATTCCATTGAGGACGAACAACTTCTCAAGATGGCTTCCAAATACAAGGTCCGTTTGTTGTCTTCCGACTTGATGGAATGA
- a CDS encoding DUF1577 domain-containing protein codes for MNGIKSKNRELDVLHSPDQRKHIIEKHLLNQTLIIKGDEEGSTITIKKFIPEGERLLVELNGDIDLASKNEMVLYRILAKYVQLECAFQQSVGEKMAELSVNQISIAKSNRAFPRYPVSEDAAHITNINSSKTVIDASLFNIPTLVKVSFEDYRAKLKTYDFGIVEIDVFKSDLDEKFDVVKRTKKYIHIENTSDESSYTSKNENQIDVEDQIHQEISTMIRKYKDEKILSEIIYPIIYINHSRQSIPLGYIWIRNKEKTLSKETIDKLSELAKEMVGRIKESNTVMTSEKFPILDISNNGVCVKITNAHLIQTLPKHTGFVFDIYIRMQGYFKVFGAVRWVSYDSTGNLILGLELVAKSALPGEREKFHKNVELLGQGKFSGMKAGSAV; via the coding sequence ATGAACGGAATCAAATCGAAAAATAGAGAATTGGATGTGCTCCATTCTCCGGACCAGAGAAAGCATATCATCGAAAAGCATTTACTGAACCAGACCTTAATTATAAAAGGCGACGAAGAAGGTTCGACCATAACGATTAAGAAATTTATCCCCGAGGGAGAACGTCTGCTCGTCGAGTTGAACGGGGACATTGATCTCGCTTCGAAAAACGAAATGGTTCTCTACAGAATTCTCGCGAAGTATGTGCAGCTGGAATGCGCGTTTCAACAAAGCGTCGGCGAAAAAATGGCGGAACTTTCTGTGAACCAGATTTCCATCGCAAAATCGAATCGAGCTTTTCCAAGATATCCAGTCTCCGAAGACGCAGCGCATATCACCAATATCAATTCTTCTAAGACCGTGATCGACGCATCCCTCTTCAACATTCCGACCTTGGTCAAGGTGAGCTTTGAAGACTATAGAGCTAAATTAAAAACTTATGATTTTGGTATTGTAGAGATCGACGTTTTCAAATCGGATCTGGACGAGAAATTCGACGTGGTCAAGAGAACCAAAAAATACATTCATATCGAAAACACCTCGGATGAATCCTCTTACACTTCCAAAAATGAAAATCAAATCGACGTGGAAGATCAGATTCATCAAGAAATCTCTACTATGATTCGGAAATACAAGGACGAGAAAATTCTTTCCGAAATCATCTATCCGATCATTTACATCAATCATTCGAGACAATCGATTCCTCTCGGTTATATCTGGATTCGTAACAAGGAAAAAACTCTTTCCAAGGAGACGATCGATAAGTTATCGGAACTCGCAAAGGAAATGGTCGGCAGAATCAAAGAATCGAATACAGTAATGACCTCGGAGAAATTTCCGATTCTCGATATCTCCAACAACGGAGTTTGTGTCAAAATTACAAACGCACATTTGATTCAAACGCTTCCGAAACACACTGGATTTGTATTTGATATCTACATCCGTATGCAGGGATACTTTAAGGTTTTCGGCGCCGTACGTTGGGTTTCTTACGATTCCACCGGCAATCTGATTCTTGGTTTGGAATTGGTCGCGAAGTCTGCGCTTCCGGGAGAAAGGGAAAAGTTTCACAAAAACGTGGAGCTATTGGGTCAGGGGAAATTCTCGGGAATGAAAGCCGGTAGCGCCGTCTGA
- a CDS encoding helix-turn-helix domain-containing protein gives MVNTIEWLLREELLIDISRFGAFFALIIGLGRLLRAKNQIDYFLSALLVLTAIFQYFDETTINAVSYNWMKRFLFQIDLIALSTAGILVYLISIMVFSKYSKLPSMYYWNLVPPVVLSIPIASLYDQQSRYEFGMFLYLTDLFVMVYVGVAVYRMITNRVFDFTTLKSKVLGGLVVTVSFCAVLEIVGIILDKKVLVLLSGVVTTLEIIYFYYVSIYFQDFLGEPAVSDLQKNTSKKSLLGDIDIEALEKQLNYLIQEERIYLDEDIRLPSVAEELGVSVHQLSSYLNDHKGINFNNYINQFRVEEAKAILINDPSRSVISVGNAVGFNSNSVFHRAFLRETGMSPKKFREAQLFNKHSFTLN, from the coding sequence ATGGTAAACACAATAGAATGGCTATTACGAGAAGAGTTACTGATTGATATATCGAGATTCGGGGCGTTCTTTGCTTTGATCATCGGCCTCGGCCGTTTGTTGAGGGCAAAGAATCAGATCGATTATTTTTTATCGGCGCTTCTCGTTCTTACGGCTATTTTTCAGTATTTCGACGAAACGACGATAAACGCTGTTTCTTACAATTGGATGAAACGGTTCTTATTTCAGATCGATTTGATCGCGCTTTCCACTGCGGGCATTCTCGTCTATCTGATCTCGATCATGGTTTTCTCGAAGTATTCGAAACTCCCTTCTATGTATTATTGGAACCTGGTTCCACCGGTCGTTTTATCCATACCGATTGCAAGTTTATACGATCAACAAAGTCGATACGAATTTGGGATGTTTCTGTATTTGACGGATTTGTTTGTGATGGTCTACGTTGGGGTCGCCGTCTACCGGATGATTACAAATCGTGTTTTTGACTTCACCACCCTCAAGTCGAAAGTTTTGGGAGGTTTGGTCGTAACTGTCTCCTTCTGTGCCGTTTTGGAAATCGTCGGAATCATCTTGGACAAAAAAGTTCTCGTTCTCCTTTCGGGAGTGGTTACTACGTTGGAAATCATTTATTTCTATTACGTAAGCATCTACTTTCAGGATTTTTTGGGGGAACCGGCAGTCTCGGACCTTCAGAAGAATACTTCAAAAAAATCTCTTCTAGGAGATATCGACATTGAAGCCTTGGAAAAACAGTTAAACTATCTCATTCAAGAAGAAAGAATCTATTTGGACGAAGATATCCGACTTCCGAGCGTCGCAGAAGAACTTGGAGTTTCGGTTCATCAACTTTCTTCTTACTTAAACGATCACAAAGGAATTAATTTTAACAACTATATCAATCAGTTCCGAGTGGAAGAGGCGAAGGCGATTCTAATCAATGACCCGAGTCGTTCGGTCATCTCGGTCGGAAACGCGGTAGGATTTAATTCGAATTCCGTATTTCACAGAGCATTTTTGAGAGAAACGGGAATGTCCCCAAAAAAATTCAGGGAAGCTCAGCTATTCAACAAACATTCTTTTACACTCAACTGA
- a CDS encoding methyl-accepting chemotaxis protein: protein MKNKSEINIFRRTFRVLKRPNGMLSIATLFYTILFCSTLFQFKNRDQLVEEAYHKRLEQLRQLDSFHNTSELGEGEEKFQESENLREVEYPTVSDAKVESRNWLGFIWSAFVKGSWMRLLNFQSTNPVIFDAKNSESIGRQMSRQNIESMRIEYLEQSGFSIGMFCIFGMGTLGFLFFLNIFLYKDSKKVSSTISILNRRIQSGEIQITAQTEEQLMDSPALLSLAETIHKYGNNLITETNAIKSKFSEVSALTHLINETSHVLNSNISEENERIQEIYSLANSIKGEINNIDRNSDSYYILVSSLNVEIKQLDEMIDHVGSAVETSLKGVSAMKNNIESGSNTIVLLANSVSKIEDNSKEMKLITSLIKQISERVNLLALNAAIESARAGAYGRGFSVVAREIGALAQETDKSMKTIESLIQRSIQEANLGHSLVDRSKELYENIIKDLSNLKSSSEEIVDLVALQTQKRARIKYSSDQIDKKSDEIYNSIKQHKSANSGMETQISKISQITNGSLTISKSLMDYSDQLNEKSIKIEKIKKG, encoded by the coding sequence ATGAAAAACAAATCTGAGATAAATATCTTTCGAAGGACCTTTCGAGTTCTCAAAAGACCGAACGGAATGCTCAGTATCGCAACGTTGTTTTATACAATTTTATTTTGTTCCACTCTGTTTCAGTTTAAAAATAGAGATCAACTCGTTGAGGAAGCTTATCACAAACGTTTAGAGCAGCTAAGACAATTGGATTCGTTCCATAATACGAGTGAGTTGGGAGAGGGCGAAGAGAAGTTTCAAGAATCCGAAAATCTCCGCGAGGTCGAATACCCAACGGTTTCGGACGCGAAAGTAGAATCTCGGAATTGGCTTGGTTTTATTTGGAGCGCCTTTGTAAAAGGCTCTTGGATGCGTTTGTTAAATTTTCAATCTACAAACCCAGTGATCTTCGACGCTAAGAATTCTGAATCGATAGGAAGGCAGATGAGCCGCCAAAATATCGAAAGTATGAGAATCGAATATCTGGAACAGTCAGGTTTTAGCATCGGTATGTTTTGTATTTTCGGAATGGGCACCTTGGGTTTTCTATTCTTTCTCAATATATTCTTATATAAAGATTCTAAAAAGGTGAGTTCTACGATTTCGATTCTCAATCGAAGAATTCAATCCGGAGAGATTCAGATCACTGCGCAGACGGAGGAGCAGCTCATGGATAGTCCGGCTCTTCTTTCTTTGGCGGAAACGATTCATAAATACGGAAATAATCTGATCACGGAAACAAACGCGATCAAAAGTAAGTTTTCCGAAGTTTCGGCTCTTACTCATCTCATCAACGAGACTTCTCACGTTCTTAATTCTAATATCAGCGAGGAGAACGAAAGAATCCAAGAAATCTATTCGCTCGCGAATTCGATCAAAGGGGAGATCAATAATATAGATCGAAATTCGGATTCTTATTATATCTTGGTTTCTTCTCTGAACGTAGAAATCAAACAACTCGACGAGATGATCGATCACGTAGGCTCCGCGGTTGAAACTTCATTAAAGGGAGTTTCCGCTATGAAAAATAACATAGAAAGCGGATCGAATACGATCGTCTTGCTCGCAAATAGCGTTTCCAAGATAGAAGACAATTCAAAGGAGATGAAATTGATCACCTCTCTTATCAAACAAATCTCGGAACGCGTAAACTTACTCGCCCTCAACGCCGCAATAGAATCGGCGAGAGCGGGCGCATACGGAAGGGGCTTTTCCGTAGTCGCCCGTGAGATCGGCGCCTTGGCGCAGGAGACCGATAAGAGTATGAAGACGATCGAATCTCTGATCCAGAGGAGTATCCAGGAAGCCAACCTTGGACATTCTCTCGTGGATCGATCCAAGGAATTATATGAAAATATTATAAAAGACTTAAGTAATCTAAAATCTTCGAGCGAGGAGATCGTAGATCTCGTAGCGCTCCAAACCCAGAAACGGGCGAGAATCAAATACAGCAGCGATCAGATCGACAAAAAATCGGACGAGATTTACAATTCGATCAAACAACATAAGAGTGCGAATTCCGGAATGGAAACTCAGATCTCAAAGATCTCGCAGATAACTAACGGAAGTCTTACCATTTCAAAGTCCTTGATGGATTATTCCGATCAACTCAATGAAAAATCGATAAAGATAGAAAAAATAAAAAAGGGATAA
- a CDS encoding globin family protein, with protein sequence MALGNEEIELVRASFEKVYTNKDEVAALFYSKLFELEPSYKSLFKGDMNEQGRKLMLMLRTLVSGLGDLANLVPVIQDMGKRHVKYGVQSKDYDVVGAALLATLQQGLGAEFTPKLRGLWTDIYQIVAKTAIEGSQQ encoded by the coding sequence ATGGCATTGGGAAATGAGGAAATTGAATTAGTAAGAGCAAGCTTTGAGAAAGTTTATACAAACAAGGATGAGGTTGCTGCTTTGTTTTATAGTAAACTTTTTGAGTTGGAACCAAGTTATAAGTCGCTGTTCAAGGGTGACATGAACGAACAAGGAAGAAAGCTCATGTTGATGCTAAGAACCCTGGTTTCCGGTTTGGGGGATCTTGCTAATTTAGTTCCCGTCATTCAGGACATGGGAAAACGTCACGTAAAATACGGCGTTCAGTCGAAAGACTACGATGTCGTCGGCGCGGCTCTCCTTGCTACTCTGCAACAAGGTTTAGGAGCCGAGTTTACTCCAAAATTAAGAGGCTTATGGACTGATATCTATCAGATCGTCGCAAAAACTGCGATCGAAGGTAGTCAGCAGTAA
- a CDS encoding STAS domain-containing protein, whose protein sequence is MDAKTDSISYKTNDMKLTIEHISSAGTLPGPAVIFQIQGDINIFSAKKLKDAFNESIENEVYILLIDLSGVRVMDSSGIATFIATHSRLNKMPNAGVILYSLTPEIEKMLELTRLKSLLRTASNFSEAIRLFSP, encoded by the coding sequence ATGGATGCCAAAACAGACTCAATCAGCTACAAGACCAATGATATGAAATTAACGATTGAACATATTTCTTCCGCAGGCACTCTTCCCGGGCCGGCCGTTATCTTTCAAATTCAGGGAGATATCAACATCTTTTCCGCCAAAAAGCTAAAGGACGCATTCAACGAATCCATCGAAAACGAAGTTTACATTCTTCTAATAGACTTATCCGGCGTAAGAGTCATGGATTCTTCGGGGATCGCGACCTTTATCGCTACCCATTCGCGACTCAACAAAATGCCGAACGCGGGAGTGATTCTTTATTCGTTAACGCCTGAAATCGAAAAGATGCTGGAGCTAACCCGATTAAAATCCTTACTTCGCACTGCATCCAACTTTTCCGAAGCAATTCGATTGTTTAGCCCCTGA
- a CDS encoding GGDEF domain-containing phosphodiesterase — protein sequence MTNNTQVSPLILRRAIKFCSDNSKEGIVLYSKNWELLYTNATFDELLQSPNFQSIQDSLLSYLKTTKGIQYEKEMGLSSILLESGLIDVAYFNDMTLMLNFIIHDLEEVNAIRFLTVRQNLSSDSKESFYQDRFTGLPNKNYFLSIYSNNRIYSNKPNQPYFLFLISLSNPDSILNKEDNFYYESIALKIAERLKKYISKGDQIFRLGSERFLIASSNIESELEAEWFAECIILLFSFPFTYREREFHLNANVGYAQFDQLVNSDLNSLRILEEAVQQSALIGPNSFYHYDRSTIEQNATRAKIEIDLRKVLNRNELELAYQPIMDLRQDSILSMEVLLRWNHPEKGKLMPASFISIAESSSFIKTIGEWLIWDTLKSYSTSILKENQICISLNISAKQLNDKQIFNVLKEATDFYGISPDSIILEIIEDSFDSNLVKVNKVIALLKDFGYRFAIDDFGKGYSSLGRLQTLPVDYIKLDKVFLFNYFKSSSKTIISSLINLIQAMDKAIIVEGVENPNQHELLKELNCNYAQGYYYSYPLEASKVEEYIKTKLTQKISRN from the coding sequence GTGACTAACAATACACAAGTTTCCCCTCTCATTTTAAGAAGAGCGATTAAATTCTGCTCAGATAATTCGAAAGAAGGTATCGTACTCTATTCGAAAAATTGGGAGCTATTATATACGAATGCTACGTTCGATGAACTCCTACAGTCACCGAATTTTCAAAGTATTCAAGATTCTCTCTTATCGTATCTAAAGACGACAAAAGGAATTCAATATGAGAAGGAAATGGGTCTTTCCAGCATTCTTCTGGAATCCGGCCTAATCGATGTCGCTTATTTTAACGATATGACTTTGATGTTGAACTTCATCATCCATGATCTGGAAGAAGTCAATGCCATACGTTTTCTTACCGTGAGACAAAATCTTTCTTCGGATTCTAAAGAATCTTTTTATCAGGATCGTTTTACAGGACTTCCGAATAAGAACTATTTTCTTTCCATCTACAGCAATAATCGAATCTACAGTAATAAGCCGAATCAGCCCTACTTTCTTTTTCTGATCTCCCTTTCCAATCCGGATTCTATCCTAAATAAGGAAGATAACTTTTATTACGAATCGATCGCTCTGAAGATTGCGGAGCGTCTTAAGAAATACATTTCCAAAGGGGATCAGATCTTTCGTCTCGGTTCGGAGCGTTTTTTGATCGCGAGTTCGAACATAGAATCCGAGCTCGAAGCCGAATGGTTCGCGGAATGTATCATACTTTTGTTTTCATTCCCGTTTACTTACCGCGAAAGAGAGTTTCACCTCAATGCAAACGTCGGTTACGCGCAATTTGATCAATTGGTCAATTCCGATCTAAATTCTTTGCGAATTCTGGAAGAAGCGGTGCAACAATCCGCTCTCATCGGTCCGAATTCCTTTTATCACTATGATAGAAGTACGATCGAACAGAATGCGACGAGGGCAAAAATCGAAATCGATTTAAGAAAAGTATTAAACCGAAATGAATTGGAACTCGCTTATCAGCCGATTATGGATCTTCGTCAGGATTCGATTCTTTCTATGGAAGTTTTATTACGCTGGAATCATCCCGAAAAAGGAAAATTGATGCCGGCGAGTTTTATTTCCATCGCAGAGAGTTCTAGTTTTATCAAGACGATAGGAGAATGGCTGATCTGGGATACTTTGAAATCCTACAGCACTTCCATCTTAAAGGAAAATCAGATCTGCATTTCGCTTAACATTTCCGCAAAACAGCTCAACGACAAACAGATTTTCAACGTCCTAAAGGAAGCCACCGATTTTTACGGAATCTCACCCGATTCTATCATTTTGGAAATTATCGAAGATTCTTTTGACAGTAATCTTGTAAAAGTCAACAAGGTGATCGCCCTTCTTAAAGACTTTGGTTATCGATTTGCGATAGACGACTTCGGCAAGGGTTATTCTTCCCTTGGAAGACTACAGACGCTTCCAGTCGACTACATTAAACTGGATAAGGTATTTCTTTTTAATTACTTTAAATCTTCCAGTAAGACAATCATTTCCTCTTTGATCAATCTGATCCAAGCCATGGATAAGGCTATCATTGTGGAAGGCGTTGAAAATCCGAATCAGCACGAGCTTTTGAAGGAGCTCAACTGCAACTATGCGCAAGGTTATTACTATTCTTATCCTTTGGAAGCCTCCAAGGTAGAGGAATACATCAAGACAAAACTGACTCAAAAAATTAGCAGGAATTAA
- a CDS encoding hemerythrin domain-containing protein, with amino-acid sequence MELIGKLKKQHQIVNEYAHQIESEIDKANPNIGHLVELLSIFSASLLFHLNVEDMELYLKMEHYTHNSPTLVSLFEQYQKTMFGLKDTLLDYASKYSDPLTIEMNFTNFKEETTEILGHLRKRIDREESEFYPLIEEILRKLSTEQQVAK; translated from the coding sequence ATGGAATTGATCGGAAAACTCAAAAAACAACACCAGATCGTAAATGAATACGCCCATCAGATCGAATCCGAGATCGACAAAGCGAATCCGAACATAGGACATCTGGTCGAACTGCTTTCTATCTTTTCAGCCTCCTTGCTCTTTCACCTAAACGTGGAAGACATGGAACTCTATCTAAAGATGGAACACTACACTCATAATTCTCCGACACTCGTTTCTCTTTTTGAACAATACCAAAAGACGATGTTCGGTTTAAAAGATACGTTGCTGGATTATGCGAGTAAATACTCGGATCCTCTTACCATTGAAATGAATTTTACCAACTTCAAAGAGGAGACGACCGAGATCTTAGGCCATCTCAGGAAAAGAATCGATCGGGAAGAATCCGAATTCTATCCTTTGATCGAAGAAATTTTAAGAAAACTTTCAACCGAACAACAGGTCGCGAAATAA